A stretch of Caenorhabditis elegans chromosome IV DNA encodes these proteins:
- the nhr-264 gene encoding Nuclear Hormone Receptor family (Product from WormBase gene class nhr;~Confirmed by transcript evidence), translating to MEAERQYEPCQVCQDSASTRHHFGITSCTACASFFRRTTMNQFTCNLDNNCSVSYKKKWVCRACRYNNCIRAGMSKDYIRRGNVDETKNRKTFRKRTIRNSIRRNKSSLNRISEPVKMDQNSTSRSSTSSSIKHSSDTSTEFSKILHLSNDELLQFYLKEVERTMVQKQRGLAKNALLAESMNELMIISAYQNGLSMESCMHCPGVNSLEKEDVQTLLKYFQFANVWMDSVRAYSMSNVDIYETTPKDKRLSEYIQQVKLTLGSSFSQLKLNLYEFAALKSYCIWNMGFFETSIAMKIIAREHYIGVTAALRNYYRTQTKMSDMDIAIRIGDITLQIITVSNMFHDMAKLSYQCGLTF from the exons ATGGAAGCAGAGAGACAATACG aacctTGCCAAGTTTGTCAGGATTCTGCATCAACTCGACATCATTTCGGAATAACTTCATGTACAGCATGTGCTTCATTCTTCAGAAGAACAACTATGAATCAATTCACATGTAATTTGGATAATAATTGTTCAGTTTCTTACA AAAAGAAATGGGTGTGCCGAGCCTGTAGGTATAACAATTGCATTAGAGCAGGAATGTCCAAAGATT ACATTCGAAGAGGAAACGTTGACgagacaaaaaatagaaaaacgttTCGAAAAAGGACAATCCGGAACTCAATTAGAA GAAACAAGAGCTCTCTGAATCGGATAAGTGAACCTGTGAAAATGGATCAAAACTCTACATCAAGATCAAGCACAAGCTCTTCAATAAAACATTCTTCTGATACTTCAACTgaatttagcaaaattttacatttgaGTAACGACGAGTTacttcaattttatttgaaagaagtTGAGAGAACTATGGTTCAAAAACAACGTGGATTGGCAAAA AATGCCCTACTTGCTGAATCAATGAATGAATTAATGATAATCTCTGCATATCAAAATGGATTATCAATGGAATCATGTATGCATTGTCCAGGAGTTAATTCTTTGGAAAAGGAAGACGTTCAAACtttactgaaatattttcaatttgcaaatGTTTGGATGGATTCAGTCAGAGCATATTCAATGTCAAATGTAGATATTTATGAAACAACTCCTAAAGACAA aagactATCAGAATATATTCAACAAGTGAAATTAACTCTTGGATCCTCATTTTCccaattgaaattaaatcttTATGAATTCGCAGCTCTCAAATCATATTGCATCTGGAATATGGGATTCTTTGAGACAAGTATTGCTATGAAAATTATAGCAAGAGAGCATTATATTGGAGTTACCGCTGCACTCAGAAATTATTATAGA actcaaacaaaaatgagTGATATGGACATTGCAATTCGAATTGGTGACATCACATTGCAAATTATCACTGTATCT AATATGTTCCACGATATGGCTAAATTATCTTACCAATGTGGACTGACATTTTGA
- the F49C12.1 gene encoding Nucleotide-diphospho-sugar transferase domain-containing protein (Partially confirmed by transcript evidence), with protein MGKYCKILVPSLKNIFICVLIIKYLYLGDKRIFRRKTYLHNLLSYSKEVPFETVNAGVEFNSFADNLKKMPEAPYVIMFDSSNIDVLYNHICNLKFIPNALSRVVTIAFDKDAHLNLQDKYPHIPNTLIDLAPLKESLKSVGENHGYLTYSLVLMVRVKICASLAQRGINFWISQQDTIWTENFQMLNIEDMYPEAHLIMDKIGNESPYYDRLRMWACGATFFVRGSPTTYQYFKQVESYMFTYQSPDSSIMTYFCGHSGYKCEFLPHSVASSSNYFETTREYVPALIQLDGEKKYKETKMDTLTRGKFNFQFKNGTCNVDVYRNAKENAKTAYLEAIGRWPIIPETRFVQIQYFLKTLFNVDPLNRKAFMKYHYVLM; from the exons ATGGgtaaatattgcaaaattttggttcccagtctgaaaaatatttttatttgtgtattaatcataaaatatttg TACCTCGGAGATAAACGAATTTTTCGGAGGAAGACTTATCTTCACAACCTTCTAAGTTATTCGAAGGAA GTTCCATTTGAAACGGTAAATGCTGGAGTGGAGTTCAATTCGTTTGCCGATAATCTCAAGAAAATGCCAGAAGCTCCCTACGTAATTATG tttgattCCTCAAATATAGATGTGTTGTATAATCATATATGTAATCTAAAATTCATTCCAAATGCGTTATCCCGAGTTGTGACAATTGCTTTTGATAAGGATGCTCATTTGAACCTTCAAGATAAATATCCACATATTCCGAATACTCTCATTGATTTGGCACCGTTAAAAGAATCATTAAAATCAGTGGGTGAGAATCATGGATATTTGACTTACAGTCTGGTATTGATGGTTCGCGTTAAAATATGCGCTAGTTTGGCACAACGAGGtatcaatttttggatttcacAGCAA GATACAATatggactgaaaattttcaaatgctaAATATAGAAGACATGTATCCAGAAGCTCATTTAATCATGGATAAAATCGGAAACGAGTCACCTTATTATGATAGACTAAGGATGTGGGCATGTGGAGCTACATTTTTTGTGAGAGGAAGTCCTACAACTTATCAGTATTTTAAACaa GTTGAATCATACATGTTTACATATCAAAGCCCGGACTCATCAATTATGACATATTTTTGTGGTCATAGTGGATATAAATGCGAGTTTCTACCACATTCAGTTGCTTCGTCTAGtaactattttgaaacaacACGAGAATATGTTCCTGCTTTGATTCAACTTGATGGCGAAAAGAAGtataaagaaacaaaaatggatACTTTGACAAgaggaaaattcaatttccaattcaaGAATGGTACATGCAATGTGGATGTTTATAGGAATGCAAA ggaaaatgcaaaaacagCTTATTTGGAAGCAATTGGACGATGGCCGATCATTCCGGAAACACGATTTGTACaaatacaatattttcttaaaacatTGTTTAATGTCGACCCATTGAACAGAAAAGCTTTTATGAAATATCATTACGTTCTCATGTAA
- the F49C12.2 gene encoding Methyltransferase FkbM domain-containing protein (Confirmed by transcript evidence) has protein sequence MKILLPYRLGDGRNIGTSCSKFLIVPLVLLGSILLLLSVSSNSENRAKAEQESVRRNKKGQQIFKAFYDCVEPKLSPFRGNNDKFWLSFVNETLKCDNLKEYESFNILPVANKDEIKYFIPPNKEVPMTMVTLGIGHDVDAEKTLKQVLPKTEFFGADPTSKINKDLYEKDLGGKYFEYAVGGQNGIQEAFVLIDGAYSNRNVLNIEADLFLRDEVQKQKVDILWMDIEGHEFPVLEMLHRGGAFDNKGVKICQINTEIHKDLDNGVTGEQNMFHEFVWKLLEDGRYVMVKPFLVYFYKDFIRTTLINVHDKECTDLYIK, from the exons ATGAAAATCTTATTACCTTATCGGCTTGGAGATG gtCGTAACATAGGCACCAGCTGCTCCAAGTTTCTTATCGTTCCTCTGGTATTATTGGGTTCCATTTTACTTCTACTATCGGTTTCAAGCAACTCGGAAAATCGTGCAAAAGCTGAACAAGAAAGTGTAAGGAGAAATAAGAAAGGCCAACAGATATTTAAAGCATTCTACGATTGTGTTGAACCAAAACTTTCTCCATTTCGAGGCAATAATGATAAG TTTTGGTTATCATTTGTaaatgaaacattaaaatgtGACAATCTAAAAGAATATGAATCATTTAATATTCTGCCTGTTGCAAACAAAgacgaaattaaatatttcattccTCCAAATAAAGAAGTTCCTATGACTATGGTAACTTTGGGTATTGGTCATGATGTTGATGctgaaaaaacactgaaacaG GTTTTGCCAAAAACAGAGTTTTTCGGAGCCGATCcgacttcaaaaataaataaggaCTTGTATGAAAAAGACCTCGGAGGTAAATACTTTGAGTACGCTGTTGGCGGTCAAAATGGAATTCAAGAAGCTTTTGTTCTTATAG atggagCATATAGTAACCGAAATGTTCTGAACATTGAAGCAGACCTTTTTTTGAGAGACGAAGTACAGAAACAAAAAGTCGATATTTTATGGATGGACATTGAAGGACACGAGTTTCCAGTACTGGAGATGCTCCATCGAGGAGGCGCATTTGACAATAAAGGTGTTAAAATATGTCAAATTAACACGGAAATCCATAAAGATTTGGACAATGGTGTCACTGGAGAACAAAATATGTTCCATgaatttgtttggaaattattgGAAGATGGTCGATATGTGATGGTCAAACCGTTTTTGGTTTATTTCTATAAAGATTTTATTCGAACTACTCTTATTAATGTTCACGATAAAGAGTGCACGGATTTGTacattaaataa
- the F49C12.3 gene encoding Nucleotide-diphospho-sugar transferase domain-containing protein (Partially confirmed by transcript evidence): MTKISNFLVPSLHIYFIYILYTKSLYQGDGKMYKRKAYLQNLLSYSKEITFDTANAGVEFNAFANILKKMPKTPYVILFDSSNIDVLYNHICNLKFIPNAVSRIVAIAFDKDAHLKLHEKYPNIPNILIDLTPLKKSIEAVQENREYLTYGLVLMVRARICAHLAQRGVNFWLMQQDTIWTENLQMSYLEEKYPEAHLILDRIGNEMPFFYRMQMWACGATFFVRGSPTTYQYFKQVESYMFTDQSPDSTIMTYLCGHNGYKCEFLSYSVASSSNYFETLREYVPALIQLDGEKKDKETKMDTLTRGKFNFQFKNGTCNEKAYMNAKQSAKTAYLDAIGRWPVPPESQYLKIQFFLGNLFNVDPWNRKAFMKYHYSLLQ; encoded by the exons atgactaaaatttctaattttttggtgcCTAGtcttcatatttattttatctACATATTATACACTAAATCTTTG tacCAAGGAGATGGAAAAATGTATAAGAGAAAGGCTTACCTCCAAAACCTCTTAAGTTATTCGAAGGAA atcACATTTGATACGGCAAATGCTGGAGTCGAGTTCAATGCGTTTGccaatattctcaaaaaaatgccaaaaactcCCTATGTTATTTTG ttcGATTCCTCAAATATAGATGTTTTGTATAATCATATATGTAATCTAAAATTCATTCCAAATGCTGTATCACGGATTGTGGCAATCGCTTTCGATAAGGATGCTCATTTGAAACTTCATGAGAAATATCCAAATATTCCGAATATTCTTATTGATTTGACGCCGTTGAAGAAATCAATAGAAGCTGTTCAAGAGAATCGTGAATATTTAACATACGGTTTAGTGTTGATGGTTCGAGCAAGAATATGCGCTCATTTGGCACAACGAGGAGTCAATTTCTGGCTCATGCAACAG gATACAATAtggactgaaaatttacaaatgtcATATTTAGAAGAAAAGTACCCAGAAGCTCATTTGATCTTAGATAGAATTGGAAAtgaaatgccatttttctatcGAATGCAAATGTGGGCCTGTGGAGCTACATTTTTTGTGAGAGGAAGTCCTACAACTTATCAGTATTTTAAACAA GTTGAATCATATATGTTCACTGATCAAAGTCCTGATTCAACAATTATGACTTACCTTTGTGGTCATAATGGATACAAATGCGAGTTTCTGTCCTATTCAGTTGCTTCGTCtagtaattattttgaaacattacgTGAATACGTTCCCGCGTTGATTCAACTTGACGGTGAAAAGAAAgacaaagaaacaaaaatggatACTTTGACAAGAGGAAAGTTCAACTTTCAATTCAAGAATGGTACATGCAATGAGAAAGCGTATATGAATGCAAA aCAAAGCGCAAAAACTGCTTATTTGGATGCAATTGGACGATGGCCGGTTCCACCAGAGTCACAATAtcttaaaatacaatttttccttGGCAACCTGTTTAACGTCGACCCGTGGAATAGAAAAGCTTTTATGAAATATCATTATTCTCTTCTCCAATAA
- the F49C12.4 gene encoding Methyltransferase FkbM domain-containing protein (Partially confirmed by transcript evidence), giving the protein MKVLLPHHFGDGPSRSPSCFKFLILTLVLLGFILLFISITRDSENLATPEKIKSSGKYEGHQIFKAFTDCVLPKLNPYRGNHDLFWSAFVNKTSECDNLKEYESLTIRPVANKDEVKFIILPNKETNITMVTLGIGHDVSGEITLKQIWPKTEFFGADPSSDINKDLYEKELGGKYFQYAVGGQNGMQEAFVLGKNEGDYRTKTVMHIGAEIFFRDEIKKQKIDILWMDIEGHEFPVMDMLHRDGPFDKKGVKICQINVEIHKDIDNGITGERQMFHDFVWKLMGDGRYVMVKPFSVWFYHDFIRTVLINVYDKECTDLYVK; this is encoded by the exons ATGAAAGTTTTATTGCCACATCATTTCGGAGACG gACCTTCCAGAAGCCCCAgttgcttcaaatttttaattctcaccCTAGTTTTACTGGGTTTCATTCTTTTATTTATATCAATTACGAGAGATTCGGAAAATCTTGCAAcgcctgaaaaaataaaatcaagcGGAAAATATGAAGgccatcaaattttcaaagcattCACTGATTGTGTTCTTCCAAAACTAAATCCATACCGAGGAAATCATGATTTG ttctggTCGGCATTTGTAAATAAAACATCAGAATGTGACAACTTAAAAGAATACGAGTCACTAACTATTCGGCCAGTTGCTAACAAAGACGAAGTTAAATTCATAATTCTTCCAAATAAAGAGACAAACATTACAATGGTGACATTGGGTATTGGCCACGATGTTAGTGGAGAAATCACTCTGAAACAG atTTGGCCAAAAACAGAGTTTTTCGGAGCCGATCCAAGTTCAGATATCAACAAGGACTTGTATGAGAAAGAACTCGGAGGAAAATATTTCCAGTATGCTGTTGGAGGTCAAAATGGGATGCAAGAAGCTTTTGTGCTAGGCA AAAACGAAGGAGACTACCGTACCAAGACCGTGATGCACATTGgagcagaaattttttttagagacgaaataaagaaacaaaaaatcgatatattatGGATGGACATTGAAGGACACGAGTTTCCAGTTATGGATATGCTTCATCGAGATGGCCCGTTTGATAAAAAAGGTGTTAAAATATGCCAGATCAACgttgaaattcataaagatATTGACAATGGGATCACTGGAGAAAGACAAATGTTCCATgattttgtttggaaattaaTGGGCGATGGCCGATATGTAATGGTCAAACCATTTTCTGTTTGGTTCTACCATGATTTTATTCGCACTGTGCTTATTAATGTTTACGATAAGGAGTGCACGGATTTGTATGTTAAATGA
- the gtnt-30 gene encoding Glycosyltransferase family 92 protein F49C12.5 (Partially confirmed by transcript evidence) codes for MRPIHRRPEKVAILVTAVLFAITIIFSVFKNGKGTSPIPVKERPLKAFITSAYYYSSSKSLGKNALALVMSINLVKSPNELAQHPNPPELVISAENDTTSIMVKTPYSRVTPHDVCQIITVFATVQLLPNVKSIKMVSGNELTEIPFSKPSSLKRDVVVCTSPLFVSEQWQNFLFAVHIYKKFDAHMNLYLVSSITSFYELMKEYEKEGYMTIQPWVSVKYPEVSKIIADSYDQIEFRNQAAAQTDCLLQFKESARFITFLDLDDVLIPKLAPTYAEEFQKLMVTKKRSSFIFYHKENYNVAATRYGSKFSLKNMFNSMECQNNRETGKIVVNPKHLNFTWIHYPPISPEELAKHEVTENVITHLKTIVWVDEEPDGENQKIIEPLYYDNSTDTILSRQQIKELETDLENMMMKPNIQKIFAQLPDIHYYTDLVVNCYNDRYYKYHYSGRISEITCPGPQLCEYHQHPNITCMRVNATYHSMKTLSPITYYYANDPHFTSEMGCYAH; via the exons ATGCGCCCAATCCATCGTCGACCCGAAAAAGTTGCCATCTTAGTAACTGCAGTTTTATTTGCGATAACTATCATTTTTAGTGTgtttaaaaatggaaa AGGAACATCTCCTATACCAGTGAAAGAAAGACCCTTGAAAGCATTTATAACTTCTGCATATTATTATTCATCATCTAAAAG tCTGGGAAAGAATGCACTAGCCCTGGTAATGAGCATAAATCTTGTGAAATCCCCAAATGAGCTGGCTCAACATCCGAATCCTCCAGAACTTGTAATTTCCGCAGAGAATGATACGACGAGTATAATGGTTAAAACTCCATATTCTAG agtGACTCCTCATGATGTTTGTCAAATTATTACTGTTTTTGCGACTGTTCAACTATTACCAAACgtaaaaagtatcaaaatggTGTCGGGGAATGAATTGACGGAA ATTCCATTTTCGAAACCTTCATCACTGAAACGGGATGTTGTGGTGTGTACGTCGCCGTTATTCGTCAGTGAGCAGTGGCAGAATTTCCTATTTGCAGTTCACATTTATAAAAA ATTTGATGCTCACATGAATTTATACCTGGTTAGTTCAATCACTTCATTTTATGAACTCATGAAAGAGTATGAAAAAGAG GGGTACATGACCATCCAGCCGTGGGTCAGTGTTAAATACccagaagtttcaaaaattattgctgATTCATATGATCAAATTGAATTCCGAAATCAAGCAGCAGCTCAAACTGATTGTCTACTCCAGTTCAAG GAATCTGCTAgatttattacatttttggaCCTAGACGATGTTCTTATTCCTAAACTTGCACCAACATATGCAgaagagtttcaaaaattaatggtAACCAAAAAACGATCATCGTTCATTTTTTATCATAAAGAGAATTATAACGTCGCTGCGACAAGATATGGGTCaaaattttctctcaaaaatatgttcaatAGTATGGAATGCCAAAACAAT AGAGAAACAGGGAAGATTGTGGTGAATCCAAAACATCTCAACTTTACCTGGATCCATTATCCGCCAATTTCGCCGGAAGAACTTGCAAAACATGAAGTAACAGAAAATGTGATTACTCATCTCAAGACTATAGTTTGG GTTGATGAGGAACCAGACggggaaaaccaaaaaataattgagccATTGTACTATGACAATTCGACCGATACAATACTTTCTCGACAACAAATAAAGGAACTTGAGACAGATCTTGAGAATATGATGATGAAACCCAATATACAGAAGATCTTTGCACAACTACCTGACATTCATTATTATACAGATTTAGTTGTAAATTGCTATAACGATCGATATTATAAGTACCATTACTCCGGTCGAATCTCAGAAATTACCTGTCCTGGTCCACAATTATGTGAATATCATCAACATCCAAATATCACATGCATGCGTGTAAATGCAACATATCATTCCATGAAAACATTATCACCAATCACATATTATTATGCAAATGATCCTCATTTTACTTCAGAAATGGGGTGTTATGCTCATtag